Genomic DNA from Gorilla gorilla gorilla isolate KB3781 chromosome 13, NHGRI_mGorGor1-v2.1_pri, whole genome shotgun sequence:
TCCTAGTACATTTCTAAATATTCTCCAGAGTCCTGAATGTCATAATTCAACATTAATGGAAAAGAAAGTACTATATTTCAGACAAGGGAATCAAGTCAGGAATTAAGCTTCAGTGATTTATAGGCATTGTTTTTGCTGGAGTTGGTAATCATTGCTTCAAACTTCCTTTTACAGGATAGCTAGCGGCCAGGAGAAATATAGTGGAAAATGCAAAACAACGAAATTATAAAGCCTGCCAAATACTTCTCAGAATTGGAAAAGAGCATCCTGCTGGCTTTAGTAGAAAAGTATAAATATGTGCTGGAATGTAAGAAAAGTGATGCGCGAACTATTGCCCTTAAGCAGCGTACCTGGCAGGCGCTGGCCCACGAATACAACTCTCAGCCCAGCGTGTCCCTGCGGGATTTCAAACAGCTGAAGAAGTGCTGGGAGAACATCAAGGCTCGGACCAAAAAAATTATGGCCcatgaaaggagagagaaagtgaaACGGAGCGTCAGCCCTATCCTGAGTACCCACGTCCTAGGGAAGGAGAAGATCGCCAGCATGCTGCCGGAGCAGCTCTACTTCCTGCAGAGCCCCCCGGAGGAGGAGCCCGAATACCACCCCGACGCCTCAGCCCAAGGTATCCGTTCCTGATGCCAGTGTGCACGCTCTCACTGGGTATCtgtttgacattttaattttaaaaccctCCACTTTGAGGGAACTTCTAAAAATGAAACTTTTGTATCAAATCCAATTTTCCTAATTCAAGATCTCAGGATTATATAGGACATTCAAAGTCTCATAGAagtggacgtggtggctcatgcctgtaatcccagcactttgggaggctgaggcgggaggatggcttgagcccaggaatttgagaccaccctgggcaacaaagtgagacccctgtttctacaaaaaatagaaaaaattagctgggcatggtagcatgcacctgtagttccagctactcgggaggctgaggctggaggataacttgagcccaggaggtggaagctgcagtgagctgttattgcgccactgcactccagcctgggtgacagagtgagaccctgtctcaaaaaaa
This window encodes:
- the MSANTD3 gene encoding myb/SANT-like DNA-binding domain-containing protein 3, which gives rise to MQNNEIIKPAKYFSELEKSILLALVEKYKYVLECKKSDARTIALKQRTWQALAHEYNSQPSVSLRDFKQLKKCWENIKARTKKIMAHERREKVKRSVSPILSTHVLGKEKIASMLPEQLYFLQSPPEEEPEYHPDASAQESFAVSNRELCDDEKEFIHFPVCEGTSQPEPSCSAVRITANKNYRSKTSQEGALKKMHEEEHHQQMSILQLQLIQMNEVHVAKIQQIERECEMAEEEHRIKMEVLNKKKMYWERKLQTFTKEWPVSSFNRPFPNSP